In the Syngnathus scovelli strain Florida chromosome 16, RoL_Ssco_1.2, whole genome shotgun sequence genome, one interval contains:
- the smcr8a gene encoding guanine nucleotide exchange protein smcr8a produces the protein MDDETTVISTMIGSPDVVAFTKEDDDDGQSTPDPWAIPEEFSIPLHPLADSNPWAKTSYAKFTKDFILISEFSEQVGPQPLLTIPDDPKVCGTFDLNYFSLRIMSVDYQASFVGHPPGSGYPRLSFVEDSRVVLGDSKEGAFAYVHHLTLYDLEARGFVRPFCMAYVSADERKIMLQFQELSGRFSKASECLKAGNRRAFAKELQRKLRDLEYTHSVLQREEGLQREAGPQCMYSPHAVEKANELANVEKSIYEHRDLLRQISSYHHRPRRDPQAVTCHKCMSECEELFGKYAELAKPSSGADAGEKQNGHAGQVDIGEEDYERVARRPSYTPQLIKAKSAKCFDKRLKTLQELCDDTFYQATVELLKETERSFRGDLCYLHTRRLDLALRRKQSIMNFLFEEDLCEDDYDDLDGRATLRPLCAVNHAVDNSKLINPVVLGPEPPKLLDFASETSHTGDFKLEEDHLKTSCSDQESETQKCSEKPTGNCGNQASLKPEVLDAESDSTPDCDHKTHLDGDATDEDGEPKVLLEEPRKEGRKKDSTFVPMDTACCMTHEGFLDNPPDAVPRLTAHLQNAQILVVNQEPQALLPLQDDYAVGSPCSENLTTGLLGDAVSHTSAEDGSDCTTCTSTGSDWTASPVGNGGLLTLRQKKKAGQGALRFVRQYPFAIQALWSLLSGRTLVVLGADEARVRRLVSALALFVPAPGRCGERVQAWLACPFSLTDLHRWKLIGLQRVASPAGSSMLYSLSRYSRYISILDADQKTLRCPPYDGKLLANMADHRTYVRRGSTYFLHVQSTLCHLAAKAFLFTFTHHLHLPVNTTEGMEGVLARRTFFLQEQLGLGEEDRQIVLYLSYLITQHYLHASDGRTAAAPSFNFTYTSSVLYKI, from the exons ATGGACGATGAGACCACAGTGATCAG CACTATGATAGGCTCACCTGACGTGGTGGCTTTCACAaaagaggatgatgatgatggtcagTCCACTCCTGACCCATGGGCTATTCCAGAAGAGTTCTCCATTCCCCTCCACCCTCTGGCTGACTCCAACCCTTGGGCCAAAACCTCATACGCTAAGTTCACAAAAGACTTCATCCTCATTTCGGAGTTCTCCGAGCAAGTGGGTCCTCAGCCTCTCCTCACCATTCCTGATGACCCCAAAGTCTGTGGCACTTTTGATCTCAACTACTTCTCCCTACGCATCATGTCAGTGGACTACCAGGCCTCCTTCGTGGGGCATCCGCCAGGCAGCGGATACCCTCGGCTCAGTTTTGTGGAGGACTCCAGGGTTGTCCTGGGTGACTCTAAGGAGGGCGCCTTTGCCTACGTCCATCACCTTACACTGTACGACCTGGAGGCGAGGGGCTTTGTGCGTCCCTTCTGCATGGCGTATGTTTCAGCAGATGAGAGGAAGATCATGTTGCAGTTTCAGGAGCTGTCCGGGCGCTTCTCGAAGGCCTCGGAGTGCCTGAAGGCCGGCAACCGCAGAGCCTTCGCCAAAGAACTCCAGAGGAAGCTTCGAGACCTAGA gTACACTCACTCTGTTCTCCAGAGGGAGGAGGGCCTGCAGAGAGAGGCAGGGCCTCAGTGCATGTACTCGCCTCATGCTGTGGAAAAGGCCAACGAGCTCGCCAACGTGGAGAAGAGCATTTACGAACACAGAGACCTTCTGAGACAGATCAGCTCGTACCATCATCGTCCCCGCCGAGACCCTCAGGCCGTTACGTGTCACAAGTGTATGAGCGAGTGCGAAGAGCTCTTCGGCAAGTACGCCGAGCTAGCTAAGCCTTCGAGCGGCGCTGACGCAGGGGAGAAACAAAATGGTCACGCGGGCCAAGTGGACATTGGCGAGGAAGACTACGAGCGTGTTGCACGCAGGCCGTCTTACACGCCGCAGCTGATTAAAGCAAAGTCAGCCAAATGTTTCGACAAGCGCCTCAAGACCCTCCAAGAGCTGTGCGATGACACCTTCTACCAGGCCACCGTGGAGCTCCTGAAGGAGACGGAAAGGAGTTTCCGAGGCGACCTGTGCTACCTGCACACACGTCGCTTGGACCTAGCCCTCCGCAGAAAGCAGAGCATTATGAACTTTTTGTTTGAGGAGGACCTCTGTGAAGACGACTATGATGATCTGGATGGAAGGGCGACATTACGACCACTTTGTGCTGTGAACCATGCTGTAGACAACTCCAAACTCATCAATCCAGTCGTGCTGGGACCGGAACCTCCGAAGCTTTTGGACTTTGCCTCTGAGACTAGCCATACTGGAGACTTCAAGCTTGAAGAGGACCATCTCAAGACTTCCTGTTCCGACCAGGAATCGGAGACCCAGAAGTGCTCTGAGAAACCTACTGGAAACTGTGGCAACCAGGCAAGCCTGAAGCCGGAAGTTCTGGATGCTGAGTCCGACTCGACCCCAGACTGTGACCATAAAACTCATCTGGATGGTGATGCTACTGATGAAGACGGGGAACCCAAGGTTTTGTTGGAGGaaccaaggaaggaaggacgcaAGAAGGACTCTACTTTTGTTCCGATGGATACCGCATGCTGTATGACTCACGAAGGTTTTCTGGATAATCCGCCTGATGCGGTGCCTCGTCTCACCGCCCACCTGCAGAATGCTCAAATCCTGGTGGTCAACCAGGAGCCCCAGGCCCTACTTCCACTCCAGGATGACTATGCTGTAGGATCACCATGCTCAGAAAACCTCACAACCGGACTCCTCGGAGATGCCGTGTCCCATACATCGGCCGAGGACGGCTCGGATTGTACCACGTGTACATCCACCGGTTCCGATTGGACCGCTTCTCCTGTCGGCAATGGGGGGTTGCTGACCTTGCGTCAGAAGAAAAAGGCCGGACAAGGGGCCTTGAGGTTTGTGCGACAGTACCCCTTTGCTATACAGGCTCTGTGGTCTTTGCTGAGCGGCAGGACGCTGGTGGTGCTCGGCGCCGATGAGGCCAGAGTTCGCCGGCTGGTTTCTGCTCTAGCCCTCTTTGTACCTGCTCCAGGGAGGTGTGGAGAGCGAGTCCAGGCGTGGCTGGCCTGCCCTTTCAGCCTTACGGACCTGCACAGATGGAAACTTATTGGATTGCAAAG AGTGGCATCTCCTGCCGGTTCCAGCATGCTGTACTCATTGTCCCGCTACAGCCGCTACATCTCCATCTTGGACGCCGACCAGAAGACCTTACGCTGTCCACCTTATGATGGCAAACTGCTAGCCAACATGGCTGACCACCGCACCTACGTCCGGCGCGGTTCCACCTACTTCCTTCACGTCCAGAGCACACTGTGTCACCTGGCGGCCAAGGCCTTTCTGTTCACCTTCACCCACCACCTCCACCTGCCTGTCAACACCACAGAGGGGATGGAAGGCGTTCTGGCCCGACGCACCTTCTTCCTCCAGGAGCAGCTGGGCCTGGGAGAGGAGGACAGACAGATAGTGCTCTACCTCAGCTACCTGATCACACAGCACTACCTGCACGCCTCTGATGGCCGCACCGCAGCAGCGCCTTCTTTTAATTTCACCTACACCAGCAGCGTTTTATACAAaatctga